A stretch of DNA from Nitrospira sp. KM1:
GTCTTCCGAAAAATCCTGGTGTCCGGGAGTATCCAGAAGATTGATCACGGCATCCTTGTATGGAAACTGCATCGCGGATGCGGTGATTGAAATACCTCGCTCCTGTTCCATGCCCATCCAATCGGATGCGGCGGTCTTGCCGCCTTTCCGCCCGCGAACCATGCCGGCGGTCCTGATGAGTCCTGAATACAACAACAATTTTTCCGTTAGCGTCGTTTTGCCCGCATCCGGGTGGCTGATAATCGCAAACGTTCGGCGCTGCGCAGCAGCAGCGGCCAGTCCGTGTTGGAGTGCAGTGCCGGGGGTCATAGCGGCGCGCAGCATACCACATTGTATCGTGCAACACGCAATGCAACAGCGAGCCGTTCCGTCCAGGGATGGCCGGCGCGGCGGACGCTACGCATTCAGCTTCCACCAGAAAACTCGATGCGCCTCCAGGCTTCGTACACCACAACCGCCGCGGCATTCGATAAATTGAGGCTTCGACTTCCCTGTACCATCGGCAGCCTGAGGCGCCGGTCATCCGGAAAGGTCTTCAATATGTCCGCGGGCAGGCCTCGCGTCTCCGGGCCGAATACGAAGACATCTCCCTCGAGAAAATCAGCCTGGTCATAGCGGCGACTTCCCTTCGTCGATACCGCAAAGAGTCTGCGTCCATCGAATTGTCTCAAGCATTCCCGCCAGTTCTCGTGGAGCGTGACCGCCGCGTATTCATGGTAATCAAGGCCGGCCCGGCGTAGCTGGCGGTCATCCATGGCAAATCCCAGCGGTTTGACCAGGTGAAGCGTGATGCCGGTATTCGCGCACAGGCGAATGATGTTGCCGGTATTGGGCGGAATTTCCGGCTCGTATAGGACGACGTCAAACATACCGCGGCGGTCTCGTGGGGAACGAGTCTATCATGGGTCGTCGATCCGGCGTCGATGGAATCCTTGCTGAGTTGGCCACATACCCAAATGGCTTGACTAAGGTCGATGTCGACCGTATGAGTAAATATGACCTCTGGGGCTCGCCGGATGGCTGCGGGCTTCCGTCACGGCATCCTCCCTGACGAGTTGTGTTACGAAGGGCGTCTTTCACGCACGCATGCGATTCGTCTGGTCGGTGAAATCAAGCGTACCGCCTTTCTTCCGGCTGCTTTCCCCTCACATTCGCGGTCGATGCATGGTCCGAATCATCCTCTGCGTCATGACGCTGAGCGCGACCATCCCATCGTCCGGGTTTGCAGAGGATGAAAAGACCCCGCTCGCAGGCGAAGAGTTTCATACCGAAGTCATGGGCGAGCCTGTCAAGGTGGAAGCGCGGGACAGGAAAATCGTCACGGCCGCCAGTTTCGGCGTGGAATACCTGCCGAATGGCCCGAGTTTCTATCAGGTCCTGCCGTTCGGCGCCCTGTACGTCTGGCGCAATTCCGACGACGAGAAACGCCGGTTCAGGGGAACGTTTTCCGGCCCCGTCAACGACCTCACGTACAACGTGGGAAGCCATTCCTCAAGCGGCTGGGAACTCCGTATGACGTTGAACACCATGATCATTCCGATCGGTCGCGCTGAATACGTTGAAGGGCAGATCATCCGCGACGTCGAACTCGAGTGGAGCTACGTGTTCGGGGGTCTCGGCATCGCGTACCGCAAACAGCTTTCACCCGGCAATCAGGATAATGCCTTGGAAATCTCCCTCACCTACGAACCGGGTTTTCGGTGGTTCAGCGGTACGAGCCGGACCGCCTCCAACTTTGTCGTACCGAACGACACCTACGAAGGCCACGTGCATGCCCGCCTGCGCAAGGACGCATTGGAGCGCAACCTCATGGAATTGCCGCACCGCGGCTATGCCTTCGGGGGCGACTTCATCTACGGACATCGCATGAAATGGGACAATTGGGGCGGCGGCCAATTCGGCACCTTCAACGGCCAACAGCAGCGGGAGTTTGTGATGGGCAGCGTGTTCGGCCTGGCCGCAACCGGGGTACCCTTCGTCAACAGCGAGAAGCACCGTTTGGTCACATCGCTGTATGGCGGGATCGGCAGACATCTCGACCGGTTCTCGACGTTTCGCCTTCCCGGACGACCAACGGGCTATGAATGGGAAGCCCTGGCACTGCCGATGCTTCCGAGCGTCGCCTTCAATGAATTATTCCCGACTCGATATGGAATCGGGCATCTCGAATACCGATACGAACCCATATTTTTCCTCTATCCCTACGTGCGCGGGTCGTGGGGCTTTGTCGAGCAGCCTCGCTTCAACCCGGACAGAAGCATCCGGATGAAAATGGACTCCATGCCGGCGCTGGGCGGAGGTGTCGTCAGCGGAGCCCCCTGGCGCTCACAAGTGGAGATCAATTACAGCTACAACTTCGGCATCTACAGCGACCACAGCGGAGGCGCGCCGATGGCCGGACGTCATGGATTCTTCGTTTTTTGGTCCAAGCAGCTATAGAGAACAGCCGAGCGAGCCCGCTGCGCCCATCCGCCGACTCGCGTCAGCCGGCAGGTGCATTCGCACGGGCCTCGGTCATGCTGACCGTGCGCCTCACGTGGTGAACCAGATAGACGACGACGGCGATATTGACGAGCAGCAGAACAATGCGAAACGTGGTCGCCCGTTCCATGATCTCATAGAGTTCAAACGGAATCAGCAAGCCGGTTGACACGACCGTCATGTAGGCAGCCCACCACGCTTCCAGCCAGAGCCCCGTGCCCTCGATCAACAGCACCGTCGCATAAATGAAACTCACGACTCCCGCCATCAGCACCGTATGAGGCTGCAACGCGTCGACCCGCAGCACCAGCGCGTGAAGGATTCGCGAGTCTCCGTTGAGGTGCAGAACCTCCATGAGGCTGGCAAATTGCGCCGCGATATCTGCATGCACCATCCGAAGCAGACCAAATGCAAGGATCAACAGAGCAACCCCTTTTATCAATCGAAATATGGCGATGATCGCCAAACCGGCGTTATGCGAACGGGAGGAGTTCATCGATTGAGAATGGACAGCACGGGCATCAAGGTTTGTCAGGCTGAACAGGTTGGTTCAAGACCTACTGAGGCTGATCCTTCTTGGCGTTGCTCCTTTCCTTCTCGATGGCGTCGCGTTCGGCTTTGCATTCGCCTGCTTCGCAACGTTGGGTTTCTTCGTCCTGATTTATTGCGCACGTATTTTTATCTTCCTGGCTAATGGCGTTATCCATGCATTTCATGAAGGCTTCCTGGGCCGCACGGTAACATTCTCCGCAGGGTGTGTCGGCTGAAGTCACGGTCGCGCTTACGGTGGAGACGATGCCCCCGGCAAGAACCCACATTCCTAGGTGGCGGAGCAGCCGCGCGCGCGTCATTTGATCCCGATGACCATAGAGTCAGGACCCGTGAGCCGTTCCACCTTCGAGCTGCGGAAACCCGCTGTCTTCATCCAGGCCCGGCAATCTGCGCCCGTGAAATCAAATCCCCCGGGGGTTTCGATCAGCATGTTGAGGCTCATCAACAGGCCGAAGGCATTCGTTTTCCTGGCATCGTCGATCAACGCCTCATGAATGATCAGGGCTCCGCCCGTTGGCAGCGCCTCATGGGCTTTATGCAACAGCATCATTTTCTCTTCGAGATTCCAATCATGCAGAATGTGCCCCATGATCAGCACATCGGTCTTTGGAAGCGGATCCTTAAAGAAATTTCCGGCATGGAAGCGAACCCGAGCCCCTAACCGATTGGCTTCTATATAGCGCTCGAAGACAGGCTGCACGACCGGCAAGTCCATGCCGAAACCGGTCAGATGTTTGTGAGCCGAAGCAATTTCGACCGCCACGCCTCCCTGTGCGCATCCCACATCAGTGAATGTCTTGTAGCGCTTCCAGGTAAATTTCTTGGCGATAACTTTGGCTGATCCGATGCTGAGTCCCGTCATGGCCTTGAGAAATCCTTCTAGCCGCCGCGGGTCTGCATACAACGCCCCGAAGAAGTCTTCACCGGATTTGGCTTCATTCTGCGGCTTGCCTGTTCGAAGTCCCTCGGTAAGCGAACCCCAGAATCGGTACAGTCTGGCGTTCGCCATCTCGAGTATGCCGCCCACATACGATGGTTTGTGGCGGTCCAAAAATAGACCCGTCTCCGGAGTGTTGGCATAGCGCCCCCCGGTTCGCTTGAGCATGCCCAAGGCAACGAGAGCATCGAGAAAATCCCGCGCGCCTCGCTCATGAAGATTCACGCGTGCCGCCAATGCCGCAAGGTCGAGTGGTCCCTTGGCGAGTTCCGTAAATACGCCGAGTTCGATCGCGCTCAGGAGCGTCTTCGATCCCCAGAACGCCGTGCCGAGCTGAAGGATTGCCGCTGGAGTTGTGTGCCGTGCCGCCATGGATGATCCTTTCTGAACCGTGGCTAGAAACTGCCGTGATCCAATGCGCGCATCTCTTGCTTCAAGATTTCCTTCCTGCGTCGACGCTCCAGATGCCAGACCCTTGTGACGAAATATACAAAAACACAAAGCAGTAGAGCGCGGCCAACTCACCCATATTCTGGATCGGGAGAGGAGCCTGGAGCCCATGGACCATCCAATAGGCAAAAGCCATGAGCCCGCTGCAGAGAAATGCGGCCCAGCGGGTATAGAGTCCGATCATGACGAGAGTGCCTCCAACCAGTTCGATCGGACCCGCCACGCCGATCACGAAAGAAGGAATGGGCGGCGGAGGAATCGGGATGCTGAAAAGTTTCTGTGTGCCGTGCCACAGAAACAGGAAGCCGGTTACGATGCGCAGAAGCGCGTAGGTTTGAGGACCATAGCCTTGCAGAAACGATGGCATCGCGTGCCTCCTCTCGAAGTGGTGGGATGACGCAGGAATGGAAAACCGACGGACAGGCTACTGAGTTCATACGGATCTGTCAACGCGGCCGCATGCCAGATGATGGAATCGTGCGAAACAACGAGACGATGTGCGAGCGCCATGTCACGCCTACATGCAGTAGTTTCCACTGGTCCAATTTCCACCGGCACTGTCGCATTCGTACTTGTTCGTGGCCCTGCCTCGTTCTGCCTGACGCATGGCAGCCTCTGCATCGATTTTGTCGAACTCTTTAGCCGCGTCTCGAATGTAGGACATGCGTTCGACACTGTTATGAAAAGTGATTCCGACCGGATCGGCCGGGCAGCGAAGTCCTCGTATTGCGTTTTGTTCCTGTACGTCTCGAAAACCGATACAGTTCGTCCAATCACTCAGCCAACGCGCCCAATAGGCCCCTTTGGGATGCCCAAGTTTCGCAGCTTTCTTGAACCACTGGATGGCGAGCGCACGATTTTGGGGCACTCCCATCCCGAACTCATACATGCGCCCCAATGCGAATGCCGCATAGTCGTATTTCTCCGCTCCCTTGGCATACAGACGGGCCGCCTCGGCCCAGTTTTCAGGAACGCCTTTTCCCAACTCATAGAGCAGACCGAGCGTTTTCAGGGCCACCGGGTGGCCCTGATCTGCGGATTTCATATACCAGAACGCCGCTTGTTTCTCGTTCTTCGGCACGCCGTCACCGAATTCATAGAGTTGCCCGATACCAAGCTGGCAGTCATCATTTCCCATGTCCGCACATTGCCGATAGAGCTTCGCCGCCTTGTCGAATTGCTTCTGCTTATAGAGACGATACGCTTCCGCTTTAATGGTCATTCCCGGCCTTGTGTCATTTCGATCCTTTTCTCGCTTCTCGACATAGGCAGGAGCCGCCTTATCTCCCATCGCAATCGCCTTCTTCAAGAGTTCATTGGATTTGGCTTCATCGTGCGGCACACCCGTGCCAAGGTGATAGAGAGTGGCCAGCCGGCGCGCGGCGGCCGCGTTGCCGTTATCGATCCCCTTCTGATACCACTTTGCCGCGGTCGTCACATCCTCCTTTACCCCACTGCCCTGCTCATACAGTATTCCCAATACCAGCGGAGCCCGCATATGGCCGGCGTTGGCGGCTCGTTCCAGCCATGGAATCGCTTCCTTGTATTCTCTGGACACATAGAGCTTGATTGCGCCGGCGCAAAACATGGATTGGGCGTCGCCCGACTTGGCCTTGGCAACATGACTCGTCAGGGCGATGCCGGCAGGAGCTTTGTGAAGACATTCGGTGTCGAGGAAACTATCGGCGGCAAGTGCGTTCGCTCCCGTCTCGTCGAGCATGATGAACAGCGTCAAGACACCGGCAAGGATTCTCCCAAGGAAGCTGAGAGAGATGATCGCAATCATCAGCCGACCTCCGGGGCATTCTGAGCCGCGCATAGCAGCCTGGTCAAATAAAGCAGTTCGCCTTAAGATCAGAAAGGCAATGTGACGATCGCCCGCCGTCAGTTCGGGTGATCATCCCGGGAGCGCTCAGGTGGGGCGCAGGAATGTATTTGAGCATTTTATCGCAGAGGTCGTGGCAGCCGCCTTCAGGCGGCTGCCGCGGATAAATCGTTTCCAATGATTTGAACGTCCGCTGTCACGTTCGGTTCTGCCAACCTGACACGAGCCGCGTTACGAGCCCAGTTGAGTGTCCATCCAGTTGACTCGGCTTCGCAGCCATGCCTTCATCGCGGCCACTTCATCTTCGTACGGACTGATGGCGACCGGGTTGCGCCACCAGACATCGGTGTAGGCATCGATGGGCCAACGGTCGAAATTTTTTGACTGCACACTGCTCAAGTACGTGGTCCGGTTATCGATAAAAGTGAAGATGCCGTCGAGAACTCCGGCGGCCTTCAACTGCCGCCATCTGGCCTTCACCCGTGCGTCGAAAGCCGGGTCTTGGAACATTCTGACGAACCAGGCTCCATTTCGTGTCCACCAGCCTTCCGGCAACCCGGCATCGCTGAACGTAGCGTTCCCGCTGGACATGTCGAAGTCCCACACAGGCCCGAACGTCAGCTTCCCGTTGCGTTTTTTGAACAGATAGACGCTCTTGTAGAGCGCCGAATCGAGATTCTTGGTCACTTCGCTCACGAGATAAAAATTAATTGCGGAATCGACGTCGAGGTAGGCTGCATACCCTGCCGTCGGATCGGCGAACTGGTCTGAGTAAATCGCGTCCTCCGTCTGCTTGATATAGCCCTCGATGTAGGCTCGCTGACTCTCTCTTCCCGGCTCCAGCAGCGAATCAGGATCACTCAGGCAAAACACGATTTGTGTGCGCGGTGACTCATAGCAGTAATCTTCTCCCTTGGTCACATCGATTTCGATCAAATATCCGCCCGTGATGACATCCGGCCCGGTATCCCCCTCATCGAGCTCAGGAATATTGACGCGATTGGGATCGATCCGGATATGTTCGGTCAGTTGATAGATGCCCCGGTAGGTCCCGTTGAGTTGCAATTCCACCTGTACGCTTCGGGGCGTATATTCCATGCCGACTTGCCTGCTCAGCTCGAACGCCAGCTCGTTGCGCGTCAACGTGATATCGGCATAATTGGCGAGGAGTGCCCAATTCCGGTTTGCGGGCATGCCGAGAAGCGACGTGCTGGTCGTGAGCTGAAGCCGGTAGGGCTTTTTGGCCATCTCCCAGGTCGAGTTTCCTCTTCCTCTGATCCCAAGCGTGCTGTTGAGCAATTGCTGGCCGGTTTCGCTCGTCAGGGTATATCGCGATGCTTCATAATCCTCTTTGGACGTAATTTCGGCTCCGCTATTTGTCGTAATGGCAAGAACGGGAAGTGCGGATGCGGCCGCAGTCGGTGTCGTGGTTTGCGTCGGAGACTGGCTTGGCGGATTACTGCCGGCCGGCTGGTCGCCACTCCCGCTACTGCAGCCCGCGGCGAGAACGAGAGCGAATGCGACGAACGGCATGTGCAAACGGACAAATCTTCGTGATCGAGTGAGTGCAGATAACATCATGGGGTCATCCTTTTGAGGGTGGGTTGTATGAAAGCGTTGCCGTCGGGAATCGGTGGAAACCCAAGCGGGCCACGCTACGGCCAGAGAATAGGCACCCTACACGATCTAAATCAAGGGAGAAAATCAGTCGGGCGTTTTTCCTTTATGCGATCATTGCATAGTCGCACATTCATGAATCGACCTGTGCGTCCCGTTCGCTGGGACGGTGATCGAGCGCAATTGTGATAAAGTACCGCGGCATATTGGATATGATTATGACCGCTTCCACTCTGCGCATTGCGTTTCTTCATTTGGCGCCGGTTCCCGGAGATCTCGCCGGCAATCGACGCACAATCGAAACAGCGCTTCACCGGGCGGCTTCTCACGGTGCAGCCTGGATACTGACGCCGGAACTTCCTGTGACCGGCTACACGTTTGCCGGCACGTTGGGTACGGCTTGGATCGAGCCTCAACCCGATGCCTGGCTTACACACCTTTACGGATTGGCCCGCACGCTGGATGTCACACTGTTTTTGTCGCACCCGGACCGAGACCGGAAGACGGGCTTTTTGTACAACTCGCTTTTTGTCATCACGCCGAACCAATTGATCGCAGGCTCACACAGAAAAATCAATGCGCTGCGGACCGGCTCGGAATCTTGGTCACAGCGAGGCGAGTCCGCCATACCCATCAATGTCCCGCCCGTCGGGCTGGTCGGCTTGTTGATTTGCGCCGACGCCTACTCAGCGACGATCGCAACCAGTCTCAAGACACAGGGAGCCCGCCTCCTCGTCTCTTCGGCCGCCTGGGCACCCGGATATCATGGCCCGGACGGAGAATGGGAGCGCTGTACAACAGAGACGGAGCTGCCGCTGCTCGTGTGCAATCGAACGGGCCGTGATCTGACCTTGGATTTCACACAGGCCCAAAGCATCGTCGCAGGAGAAGGCCGGCGCATGCTCTCGATGGAGTCGGAGGAAGAAGCGATTTTCTTGATCGAATGGGATCTTGCGACCAACACACTCGCTTCTCGACAGGCGGACAAGATTAATATCTCCTAGAGACCGCCCCGTCTGGTATCATGTTCGGAATGATACATGCGCATGTCTGGTCACCAGAGAATCCTTCCGACTGACCGTGATTCGTCTCAGCTCGCGGATTGATGCTCAGGTGCACCTGAGCTCATTCCACCTCCATTGTGCAGGGTGAGAGGCTGTCCTTGCAATGAGCGGCCGGCAACGCTTCCAACGTATGCTTATCCTCTCGATGGCAGCTTACTTTGCTTCTGTCGTTCCGGACACCATATCCGCCGCGGACTCGGCAGGCCTGTCGGAAGAGCAGGTCGCCGAACGTGCTACAGATTCCTGGGAAAGCGGGGCGACCGATCACGCCATCGAAATCATCGAAGGTTGGACCGAACACCATAAGCCGACGCGTAAGCTCAACAAGCTGCGCGGCGATATTCTGGCGACATCGCGGCATCCCGGGGAAGCCATTCAAGCCTACGATGCCGCCCTCGCCGACGATGCATCCGCTCTGGACATCCGCTGGGCAAAATGGGGCGTGATGACCCGAACGGGCCAGGGCGACGATGCGATCGAAGAGCTGCAGCACATCGCGAATCTCGATTCGCAGAATCCATTGGTTCATTTACGTCTGGCCCAGGAGCTTCGAAACAAGGATCGATTGGAAGAATCGCTCGATTCGTACAAGAAGGCGGTGGAACTGGCTCCGGACTTATTGAATTGGCGGCTGGCCATGGCACGTGCGCGGTTCGATGTCTTGGATTATCAGGGAGCTGCCGATGAAGTCCAGTATGTGCTTCACAGAATCGCCCCGGGGTCCGCTCTGGAAATCCCGGCCCAAAACCTTTTGGCGGATATCTATGGAGACTCCAAAGACCGGGGCCGGCGATTCGTTCATATATTCAAGTCCGACGAAACCGAGGAACAGCTCAAAGAATGGGCGCTCATCCGGGCCGAGGGATGGAGACTCTTCGTCGACGGCCGCTATGATGAGGCCGAGCCCATCTACAAAAAAGTCTTGGCGCTCAATCCAAAAGATCCGACTGCTCATTATCAGTTCGGGTTGATCCTCATGAAACTCGGCCGATGCGAGGAAGCTCTGAAGACCTTTCGTCTCCTGTCAGATATGGAAGTGGGTGACGAGGAATATACCGACTCCGTGTTTCGGCGGGGACAATGTCTGGTTCAATTGGAGCGATGGTCTGACGCCTATGTCCATTTCCAAATTCTGTATGATGCGGCGATGGAATTTGAAGAGCGGAACAAAGGCATGGAATTGCCTCCGGGGACCCGTGTCTTGGACAAACAGAAACTGGCCAAATGGCTCGATAGGGTGCGTCCGCACGTCCCTCCGGAAGAAATCGCTCCACCTCAACCGGCTCAGCCACCCAAAGTCTTGTCAGAGGATGAGATGCACGCGAAAATCGCCGCCGTGCGACTGACACACAAGCCGCTGGATACCCGCGCCTCGCTTATGGGACGAGACGCCGATTTCAGCTGGTTCCGATTCGTGATTCCCTCCGCAAAGGTATTACGAGATGATTTTCCAACCGGAGCGCATGAATTCATTCCGGTCAAGCCGGGTGATACCTTTCCGACCACCCAGCATGAGATCTTTCTCGTATTCGGGCTGGTGTCAGCCTCCTACGATGCCATCCCATTGACCGCACAATGTTTCGTTGAACAGTCGGAAACCACCGGACAGGGTCACGCGGTCGCCCAGGATGAAGTCATGATGGCGATGAACGATCAATCAGGATATTTCACATTATCACCTCCTGCTTCAGGATGGTCGCCCGGTCTGTACCGATGCGGTCTGTTCGCAGGAGACCGTACCTCTGCGTATACTCATGTCGACGAAGTCCGCTTCCGTCTGATACCGGTGCTGTCTTCGTCCTAGCCAGACTCTGTTTAGCGACCTGCGTCGATGGGTCCACCCGGCGTTTTAATCTTTTTCACCTTCCTTTGAAAGCAGGAACACCAACAACTTTGCCGGCTCTGTCTTACTTCCGTTTCTCGACACCACATGAGGCCTCTTCGGGGATTCGTACCAGCTCTGCCCCGCCGTGTACGTCACAGGTTTCTCGTTCTCCGACTGCGAGACGACCGACCCTTCCAGGACATAGGCAATGACGGAGCCGGGATGGACGTGGGCACATCCGATGCCGCACCGGGAGCATATGAAACGATCAGCACCGTCGCGACCCGTCCTGCCATATCGTCGAGCTGCTGCTTCATCAGTACGGCGGTCGATTCGTCCGCCCATGCCGCCGATTGACACATGATGAATCCGATCAGCATGGTACGGAGCCATACCTCCATCATTCCGGTCATTGAGCCGCCGTAGGACGTTCTCATCAGGCGATTCCTTTCTTCGTACCCTTGTGGGACCAGTTCGCAACCCACACGACGTGCTTGCCATGTCCAGGTTTCAACTCGTACGCGAGACGCGCCTGCTCCAGAGGAAAACATCTTCTCCATGCCAACCCGAAAGACATGGGCAATCGATTACACGGTCGATTCGAGTCAATTGAGTTCGATTCGGCTCGACAATGAAAAACGCGCCGCGATCCCGCTGCCGCTGATCCCGCCGTTCCCCGTCGGAGGCACCAGTGATGAGACGGCCGCCCTCCTTGAGAAGGTTCCAGGATCGATCTCTCGTCTCTCCCCCTTCGATGTTCGGCACGACATCCACCCTCTTGGTGCGGCTGCAAGGAGGACCCAGCCCATGGTCTCCGATTGAAACCGGGGCCGCTTCAATGGGACAGCGATTTCAGGCGCTCGGTCAAGCGAAGATTTTCTTCGTAATCCACCGGGCAATCAATAACAGCAGGAATCGTGCTGGCGAGCGCGTTAGTCAAAACCGGTATCAGATCGGAGGGATGCGCCACCCTGAAGCCCGCCGCGCCGAAACTTTTCGCATAGCCGACAAGGTCTGGATTGCCGAAATCCACTGATGACGTGCGATGAAATTTGACCATCTGCTTCCAGCGGATCACTCCATATCCTCCGTCTCTCCAGACCAGAACCACCAACGGCAATTGCAGGCGCACCGCCGTTTCCAATTCCTGGGAGTTCATGAGAAACCCTCCGTCTCCCGTGACTGCAATGACACGGCGGTCGGGATAGAGCAGCTTGGCGGCCACCGCCCCCGGAAGAGCGATCCCCATCGACGCGAAGCCGTTCGAAATGATGCATGAATTGGGGGTTTCACAGGGAAACATTCTGGCCAACCATAATTTATGCGCCCCTACGTCGCAGATGATTTGATCCTGCGGGGCAAGCACGGATCGTAGCGCGCGCATGATATGTTGCGGGCGAAGCGGCCAACCTGCCGCGCCGGCGGATTCAGCGTCCAACTTTTCAACGATCGTCGCTCTGGCCCGCCGTGCCCACTCCGCCGGAAATGTCGTCAGCTGTTCCGTCAGATGATCGCATGCCAATCGGATGTCTCCCAACACCCCAACGTCGGGAAGGTAGTGCTCATCGACTTCTGCCGGCGTTGCGTCGACGTGAATGATCCGTTTGTTTCGGTGAGGATTCCAGAGGCAAGGTGCATACTCCACGAAGTCGTATCCGATAGCGATGACCGCGTCGGCCTGCTCTACGACCACCGAAGCATAATCCCGTGCCTGAAGCCCCAGCGTATAGAGCGACAATGGGTCGCTGTCCGGAACGACTCCTTTAGCCATGAAGGTATGCAGCACCGGAATCTGTATGCGTTGCGCGAGACGTCGTACTTCTTCATGGGCCCGCCCCCGAATGACACCGTTGCCGGCCAAAATCACCGGCCGCTGGGCTCCCGCCAGGAGATCGACGGCACGGGCGACTTGTTTCGGAGTAGGTTCAGGAAGCACCGGGGCCTGAACCAACAGCGGTTCGACCATTCGGTCACCGGAGAGTGTTTCTTCAGCGACATCCTCGGGCAATTCGATGTGTGTGGCGCCGGGCTTTTCGGTCTGCGCAATCTTGAACGCCTTACGGATCGCCTCCGGAATCACCTCGGCTTTGGGAAGCGAGGTATTCCATTTTGTCACCGGCTTGAACATGCCCACCACATCGATATATTGATGGGATTCCTTGTGCCGGCGATTCAATGACGCCTGTCCGCTGATCGCGACCAAAGGAGCCCGGTCCAGGTAGGCGTCCGCCACACCGGTCAAGAGATTCGTGGCGCCGGGCCCCAAGGTCGACAGACAGACAC
This window harbors:
- a CDS encoding cupin domain-containing protein; translated protein: MCSRCGIGCAHVHPGSVIAYVLEGSVVSQSENEKPVTYTAGQSWYESPKRPHVVSRNGSKTEPAKLLVFLLSKEGEKD
- a CDS encoding acetolactate synthase large subunit, giving the protein MGTKGAELVIRCLENEGVRYVFTVPGEETLDIMDALLNSNIRVIETRHEQGAAFMADVHGRLCGRAGVCLSTLGPGATNLLTGVADAYLDRAPLVAISGQASLNRRHKESHQYIDVVGMFKPVTKWNTSLPKAEVIPEAIRKAFKIAQTEKPGATHIELPEDVAEETLSGDRMVEPLLVQAPVLPEPTPKQVARAVDLLAGAQRPVILAGNGVIRGRAHEEVRRLAQRIQIPVLHTFMAKGVVPDSDPLSLYTLGLQARDYASVVVEQADAVIAIGYDFVEYAPCLWNPHRNKRIIHVDATPAEVDEHYLPDVGVLGDIRLACDHLTEQLTTFPAEWARRARATIVEKLDAESAGAAGWPLRPQHIMRALRSVLAPQDQIICDVGAHKLWLARMFPCETPNSCIISNGFASMGIALPGAVAAKLLYPDRRVIAVTGDGGFLMNSQELETAVRLQLPLVVLVWRDGGYGVIRWKQMVKFHRTSSVDFGNPDLVGYAKSFGAAGFRVAHPSDLIPVLTNALASTIPAVIDCPVDYEENLRLTERLKSLSH